TTCGTCCGAAAGAGGGATGGGCTTTCCATAGTTGCCAACAAATCCCAGAATGCCGGGAGTGTGCGTAACCACATTCCAAGTCTCGTCATCCATGATCATCTCGACAACGAGATATCCCGGGTAGACTTTCTCCTGTTTGACCTTCCGCTCCCCGTTCTTGATGATCACCTTGTTGTCTACGGGAAGAACCACAGAAAAGACGCGGTCTGTGAGAGCCAGCGTCTTGACCTTCTGTTCCAGATTGTTCCTGGCCTTTTCCTCCGCACCAGAGTACGTGTGCAGGAGGTAC
This Coprothermobacter sp. DNA region includes the following protein-coding sequences:
- the nusG gene encoding transcription termination/antitermination factor NusG → MAERNWYLLHTYSGAEEKARNNLEQKVKTLALTDRVFSVVLPVDNKVIIKNGERKVKQEKVYPGYLVVEMIMDDETWNVVTHTPGILGFVGNYGKPIPLSDEEVERIIKNRVSEEEAVAKLHFEVGDTVQIIGGPFDGMQGKVESISPEKEKTRIRLMMFGREMPVEIDFGFIKKI